The Mercurialis annua linkage group LG2, ddMerAnnu1.2, whole genome shotgun sequence genome contains a region encoding:
- the LOC126667519 gene encoding LOW QUALITY PROTEIN: uncharacterized protein LOC126667519 (The sequence of the model RefSeq protein was modified relative to this genomic sequence to represent the inferred CDS: substituted 1 base at 1 genomic stop codon) — protein MQGGCIADIGSCGTXFDSASGSVRTKKFRTKGSELANKKREKNKAMPRAPSIRFSSIDEALSLSSRARCNKGLILFPSRETRERLAPRGAKLIFLSG, from the coding sequence ATGCAAGGAGGATGTATAGCTGATATAGGATCTTGTGGAACATGATTTGATTCTGCAAGCGGTTCGGTACGAACGAAGAAATTTCGAACAAAAGGATCAGAACTCGCTAataagaaaagagagaaaaacaaAGCAATGCCAAGAGCTCCGTCAATCCGCTTTTCATCGATAGATGAAGCTCTCTCTTTATCATCTCGTGCCAGATGCAACAAAGGACTCATCCTTTTTCCTTCTCGCGAAACACGGGAGCGCCTAGCGCCCAGAGGAGCAAAGCTCATTTTCCTTTCAGGGTAA